The genome window TTTCAAAAGTATATAAATACCATGAATTTTAAAGTTCATCTTTGTAGAGCTTTTGATCCTCAAAGTAAAGGAATAATTGAAGCTGTTGTTAAATTTGTAAAAAATAATTTTGCTAAACATAGAGTCTTTACAAACATTGATGACTTTAATGAGCTTTGTTTAGATTGGTTAAAAAGAACTGGAAATGCAAAAGAACATTCAATAATAAAAAAAGTACCTGAAGAGATGTATCACCTAGAAAAAGAACATCTACAACAAGTACCTCCATTCCTCTTCGAAAAAGAAGAATCAACTAACAGTATTGTAACCTATTCTTTGTCAAAAGACAATACTGTAACATATAAAAGTAATAGGTATCAACTTCCAAAGGAAACATATTCAGATAAACAAAAAGAAGTTGGGGTAGTTTGTGAAGATAATCGAATAACATTTTTTAATCTAAAAACTAAAGAAAGTATTAATACTTATGAGATTTCCAAGGATAAGGGTAAACTTATCTCAAATATTTCTAGAAATACAANNNNNNNNNNNNNNNNNNNNNNNNNNNNNNNNNNNNNNNNNNNNNNNNNNNNNNNNNNNNNNNNNNNNNNNNNNNNNNNNNNNNNNNNNNNNNNNNN of Cetobacterium somerae ATCC BAA-474 contains these proteins:
- the istA gene encoding IS21 family transposase, which codes for MDIYEQLILSWLKEFNDISGAQVFDWLKEREQDFSMAERTVRSYVEKLRKKYELPKLKVSRQFLAVPETDIGEQAQVDMGQINLLTEDKKTKKLHLFTMVLSFSRYKFAIWQDKPFTSSDIVQCHHKAFEFFGGVPKTIVYDQDKTMFVTENLGDIIKTDLFQKYINTMNFKVHLCRAFDPQSKGIIEAVVKFVKNNFAKHRVFTNIDDFNELCLDWLKRTGNAKEHSIIKKVPEEMYHLEKEHLQQVPPFLFEKEESTNSIVTYSLSKDNTVTYKSNRYQLPKETYSDKQKEVGVVCEDNRITFFNLKTKESINTYEISKDKGKLISNISRNT